TGTGAATGCATGGTTGCCTTAACTTAGAATAAAAGGCTACATAATTGCACGCAAGTAAACATATGAGTACATAACACTCAGAAAAATGATTTGCGCTCGACAGGGagtgcagtgtttcccacagtctcgtttgcccagtttgggcagtgggaaaggggtataaatGTCATTACATGGTGATCAGACCATTATACAACAATTTAAATTTTTGGATATTTTGATGGTGCTTGAAGTGTTTgtctattttttcttttatagtATTGACCAatatttacacacacaaaaaaaactacagacaagtttcctgagcgaaatatgggcgaaGCCATCTTGGACAGTGTCTGcctcgaacttccggtttagaaaaaacCCTCATCAGTTGCGGTCGAAGTTGGCAAAGTGTTGACTAAGTTAAAACTGCGAACTGAAGTCAGAGGAACCAACGGAATCATCCAAAATGGATTCTgcccgacgtagatgagacgttgatgagattggatgattgttcttatcacttcgttgatcattcgtggacaaaattatgacAACAATTATAACATTGGACaccgaattttcggtcacaCCTCTATGCGAAACAATGTCTCTTGTGTCTCAAAATGAACTGACgagtattttttcacttttattttttgatgaatatattttcaaaccCTGCAATGAACTGTACCCGCGCAACGTAAACCGGGAAGTCTTGAGGGATCACTGTTCTCATCTTCAAGTTCTGCACAAAGAAAAGACTGGCCGATGAAACGGTGGTGGtccataaaatatataattgattttcttgtgtcttgcaggtttcagaaaatatcTTGGTGCTGAGCCAGAATCTCCTGGCGTAAAAGAGGGTGTTgagctcccccaaatcaaagagGAGCCAAAGCCCTGTCAACAAAAgcaacttccaatcaaaaaggacGAGGAGGAGCTGCCATATGGTAaaaaggaggaagaggaggagcatATCACCAGGTCTACTGGTGATCCCTTGAAGAGTGAAGATGGTCTAAGTGAGGCCAGCAGATTGGCGGAGCCTCCAAGcggcagcagctcaacagaaggaTTGCAAGCAGACATTTTCATCGCTACTTCAGACACAAATGGCACCATGTCACACTCACCTTACATTGATGATGGTCATAATACATCTCACGGTGACAACAAACtctgcaaatgctctcagtgtgggaaaacctttgctaATAAGTATAATTGTCGGATGCATATGAGgagccacactggtgaaaagcctttttcctgctcgGTTTGTGGAAAAGATTTTGTTTCAGTGGGAAacctaaaaaaacacacaataatccacactggcgaaaaaccttttgcctgctcaattTGTGAGAAAAGATTCAGGCACAATAGCAACTTCATATCCCacgcaagaacccacactggtgaaaaacctttttcctgctcaatttgtggtcaaggattcagtcaTAAGAGTGccttaaaagtacacacaagaacccacactggcgaaaaacctttttcctgctcagtttgttgtCAAGGATTCAGTCAGAAGAATGccttaaaagtacacacaagaacccacactggcgaaaaacctttttcctgctcagtttgtggtcaaggtttCGCTCGAAAGGATCACTTAAACAAACACACGAGAACTCAcattggcgaaaaacctttttcctgctcagtttgtggtcaaggtttCGCTCGAAAGgaacacttaaaaaaacacacaagaacccacactggcgaaaaaccttttccatGCTCAGTGTGTGGTCAAAGATTTGCTCAAAAGCGATCCTTGAAAGaacacacaagaatccacactggcgaaaaacctttttcctgctcagtttgtggtcaagattttgctcGAAAGGAACACTTAAACGAACACACgaaaacccacactggcgaaaaacctttttcctgcccagtttgtgataaaagattCAGTTACAAGACCACCTTaaaaagacacacaagaacccacactggcgaaaaaccttttccatgctcagtttgtggtcaaagatttgcTCAAAAGCGATCCTTGAaagaacacacaagaacccacactggcgaaaaaccctttttctgctcagtttgtggtcaaagattcagtcatAAGAGCATCCTAAAACAacacataagaacccacactggcgaaaaacctttttcctgctcagtttgtggtcaaggattctctAAAAAGCAACACTTACAAAgtcacgaaagaacccacactggcgaaaaacctttttcctgcttagtttgtggtcaaggattctctcAAAAGCAACGCCTACAAAGTCatgaaagaacccacactggcgaaaaacctttttcctgctcagtttgtggtcgaggtttcGCTGCAAAGATAAACTTACAAAAacacataagaacccacactggcgaaaaacctttaggTTAGGCTAGGGTTGGGCGATTACGTTCGTATTCGTGGTACACTGTATTTTT
This sequence is a window from Corythoichthys intestinalis isolate RoL2023-P3 chromosome 13, ASM3026506v1, whole genome shotgun sequence. Protein-coding genes within it:
- the LOC130928036 gene encoding oocyte zinc finger protein XlCOF6-like isoform X1 is translated as MSDVSHAHRPERLESARMELAEESPYIKKLEEEFVHIKEEQEEYFIRVENPHIEEQQQPDPLKKDEEDPPYVKVELVNIPKWTGEPLKGEDGGPSEGSRGAEPPNGSSCSKEGSQADNLIARPSESDDFTSHSLFCFRKYLGAEPESPGVKEGVELPQIKEEPKPCQQKQLPIKKDEEELPYGKKEEEEEHITRSTGDPLKSEDGLSEASRLAEPPSGSSSTEGLQADIFIATSDTNGTMSHSPYIDDGHNTSHGDNKLCKCSQCGKTFANKYNCRMHMRSHTGEKPFSCSVCGKDFVSVGNLKKHTIIHTGEKPFACSICEKRFRHNSNFISHARTHTGEKPFSCSICGQGFSHKSALKVHTRTHTGEKPFSCSVCCQGFSQKNALKVHTRTHTGEKPFSCSVCGQGFARKDHLNKHTRTHIGEKPFSCSVCGQGFARKEHLKKHTRTHTGEKPFPCSVCGQRFAQKRSLKEHTRIHTGEKPFSCSVCGQDFARKEHLNEHTKTHTGEKPFSCPVCDKRFSYKTTLKRHTRTHTGEKPFPCSVCGQRFAQKRSLKEHTRTHTGEKPFFCSVCGQRFSHKSILKQHIRTHTGEKPFSCSVCGQGFSKKQHLQSHERTHTGEKPFSCLVCGQGFSQKQRLQSHERTHTGEKPFSCSVCGRGFAAKINLQKHIRTHTGEKPLG